CCTGGCGCCGGAGAGAAACAGGAAAATAGAGGTTTTAACCTTGAATTGACGATTGATGCTACTTACTAGGGTGACTAGCATGTTtatttggtggtgttgagtgCCAAGTGGCAATCGTGCAGGCATTGTGCACTCGATATTTTTGGTGTTCAATGCCACCTTTTGATGCAAATGATACATTCGATTACAACACGACAGGCGACGAAAAGAATTGCTCGcgctctcaacatcatccccAGCGCAATAATTGCTAGTATGACTTCAAACATGTCTTCAAAATCGCGAGATATGTCCAAATTCGATTGAAGTGATAGATATTACTAAGACCTCACTAATAAATCGGCATCGACCTGTAATCTTGTCGCGATCTGACGTGGAGCACAAAAAAATGCAGGGATTCCGATCCGCATCCGCCTGGAACACGAAAATAGATGCTCGCGTGGCGAGCGATTGATAACGTCGCGACcgagttggtgttgaggttaTCCATGAATGCCAAAAATCCTGGGCATCGGATTGTGCATGTCGCCGCATTCTTGGCTACGGGTATAACGGTCTTGGTATCTGTGGCCAAGACGATCAGCCACCATTTTCAATCTTCCAGAATTCTTTCCAGGCACACTGATCGACAATGGCGAGGCCGATGATTTACTGGGATGAAAGATGCTGCATGCAACAGTATCCAAcgtttgtttgtttgtttgtttgtttgtttgtttgtttgtatatttttcgtctGGGTGGCTGTAACGAAGCCAGATCTCCTACTGGAGCAAAagacgtgctgagctagcTAGGTACAGGGAAACCCCGCTTCCTTCACCATCCAGCATACCAATGGCACAAAAGGTGCTGTATTTCTCAAGCCCGTCACCCGTCAGCGGGTTCGGGGGCAATCTATTGTCGAACTTTTTCCACCGACCAGAATTCTCTCGCGCATCACTACATCTGCCGACGCAGTCCACAATCTCCAGTAACCAAGTTGTAGCTCGTAGTCGACTGTCGCGGCGGCAGGGAAAAACCTCGGGAAGGAATCAGAGGCCGACGGTGCGGCTTGCCTTCAAAGGAGAAAAACCCATCGCAATCGGCGTCGTTGATCGGGAGGATGTCGCTACCGATGCCATGGGCATCGTCCTCCGATATCTAAGGCGTTCTGGTTCTGAGGTGCCGCCATTAGATCCGACAAAGGTGTTGTCAGAGAAGGCGAACTCTCCAAAATTCCTTCTCTGAAAACTGCTGTTAGGGAGCCGATAGCATCCCCGCAGTTTTGTGTGGTCGCGTGGCCTGCAGAAAATCCCGCTCCTAACACGGCACTAACAGTGCGTGCCAAGAAAGAATTTTTACAGGGGAGAGTTGACAGTATCCAACGTTACAGATTAATTCAGTGGCAATAGGGTAGGCATTTCTCCCTGAGATAGCATCACGATCGTGGATCTTGCTATCGTCTGTTGGTACTCGGTTGTTGGTTACGCAGTGGGTCGAATGATATGTAGAATTGGGTATAGTAGTCATGTCAAGCTAGACAAAAGTCCATTTTGTATGTTGGCTTGGGAACACCAGGTGATTCCTGCAGTGCGAGTATGGGGGCCGAGATAGCACAGGGCAAGGGTAGATCATCCCAGAAATGCGAGCAGTGGTCCCTTTGGCCTTGGCAATCCTGAGCTCGGCACTCGACAGCGGAATACAGGCGCTGTAGTGAATGCGGGGGAGGCGATGCGCTGTAAATGAGAGGCCGTTTCACTTACAGAGTGCAGTGTCCAGTAAATTAATCACTGTACTACTATGGTGTATTGTTAATATCCATGACGCTGTTCAGTTGTACAAGACCGGGCCCTCAGTCCAACATCAGATCTCCATTGAGGCTTATCTACAGATACACACGTTATTCCATTCCGCTGCTTGATGCCCTGTTGCATCTCCAACAAAAAGGCCCTTCTCCAACTAACAAAGGTCCCGCAAAATGCGCCAAGAGCAACAAAGGTTCCCCGAGCCATTGGCCAGCACACGGAGCACACTCACCATTTGGGTTTAGCGCGTGCTGATAGCTGTTTGGAGTGTAATACCGATTTATTACTCAGTGCGAGAAGTTGATATGGAACACTGCGCTATCGGAGGAAATGTCAGGAGATTTAGAAGTATGAGCAATTGAAGCGGGTTTTCGGATCATGTTCTAGAATTGAATATGATGCGCCGAGGACGgagagtgagtgagtgagtgagtgagtgagtaGGTAAAGTAAGGTAAGTATCTGGTGATTTAGCGGGTGATTCAGTGATGGCTCTGCTAACTTAGTGAGGCAATGATATTGCGAGTGGCAGACGACTTTGACCATTCACAGTCTAATGCAGAGTAACCCCCGATAACCATAACAACCATAACAACCATAAAACCTTTAATCCCCTGTAGCACACACAAATAACATGCGGCGCGTATCGCCCGTCTCCCTCCCTCGGTGCCACCCGCTCTCCTCTATCTGGGGGTGGAGCCATCCCCTACCAATCCCTGACCCTTTGAGGCTAGATTTACCAGGGACTCATGCACAAAAGTTCAAGCACACGATAAAAATGCTGCTCCCATTTTGGGCAGCTCCAAATACAACCGCTCCCCTCTAATTGGTTCTCTCACCAAGATAAGGTCCGCCAATCTGTGGATGCTGGGCTCTTTATTTGGCAATCACCAAAAGATCGTTTGTCtcgcttcctcttctgggACGTTGCAAAAAGTCCCTTTGCCTCCCCCCGATGTGCGGAATTGATTTGAAGANNNNNNNNNNNNNNNNNNNNNNNNNNNNNNNNNNNNNNNNNNNNNNNNNNNNNNNNNNNNNNNNNNNNNNNNNNNNNNNNNNNNNNNNNNNNNNNNNNNNNNNNNNNNNNNNNNNNNNNNNNNNNNNNNNNNNNNNNNNNNNNNNNNNNNNNNNNNNNNNNNNNNNNNNNNNNNNNNNNNNNNNNNNNNNNNNNNNNNNNNNNNNNNNNNNNNNNNNNNNNNNNNNNNNNNNNNNNNNNNNNNNNNNNNNNNNNNNNNNNNNNNNNNNNNNNNNNNNNNNNNNNNNNNNNNNNNNNNNNNNNNNNNNNNNNNNNNNNNNNNNNNNNNNNNNNNNNNNNNNNNNNNNNNNNNNNNNNNNNNNNTCTCCAGCTTCCTCCTGCAAAGGGTGTCGAGCATGAGCCTAACCCTTTGACTGCTCGTGCTGTCATTGTCGGTATCATTCTCGGCTCTCTCGTCAACGCCTCCAACGTCTATCTCGGTATGCCACCCTCAacatatcaacaacaatctcATAATACTAACGAACTATAGGCCTCAAGACTGGTTTCACTTTCCCCGCTACCATGTTTGGTGCCATCTTCGGTTATGGCTTCATCCTCATGTTGACAAAGTCCCTCCCTCACGTCCCCATCCTCGGCGGCAAATTCGGTCCCCAGGAGAACTCCATCATCCAAGCCGCTGCCACTGGCGCTGGTGGTATGTCCGGTGTCTTCGTCGCTGGTCTCCCCGCCATGTACCGTCTCGACCTCCTCTCCGATGACCCCAAGAAGGACTTTGGCCGTATCCTCACCATCACCTTCGTCTGCGCCTTCTTCGGTCTCTTCGCTGCTGTTCCTCTCCGACGAttctttcatcatcaatgtcGCCAGGGAGCTTAACCTCGTCTTCCCTACGCCTACTGCTACCGCTATGACTATTCGATCCATGCACGCTGTTGGATGCGGTGGCGGCTGATGCGCTCCCGAGAGATCAAGGCTCTGGGGTATTGCGTTCATCATTGCTCTGGCTCATCATCTGTGGTGGGCAGGAATGCCGAATGGAATTCTTCACACTGGGCACAATCTTCACCTGGTTCTACGTCTGGTCTGGATACACGCCAGCGGTCTTCTTGAGCCTGAGAACTGGGGTTGGTACATCCAGCTCACTCCCGCTTTCTTCGGCTCCGGTATCCTCGTCGGTCTCAACGCCGCTGTCTCTTGGTGGGGTGGTACCGTCGTCGCCTGGGGTCTCATCGGTCCTCTTCTCGTTCACTATGGTGAGTGCATTGGTATTGCCGTCGGTGAGGGTAAGTGGGAAGGCATCACTCGATTCAGCGTCATGACTGGTGTCGACAACCCCGACTACGTTCCCTCTCCCCGATACTGGATGCTCTGGCCCGGTGTCATGGTCCTCATGGTCTACTCTCTCATTGAGTTCTTCCTCCACGGAAAGGTCGTCTGGGATGGTATCAAGTTCGCCGTCCACGAGTCCGCTCgctccatcaacaacagacTCCAGGCTCGTGGTCACAGCAACGCTTGGTTCGCTAAGcaggctgccaaggctgatgccgacggtggtgttgaggacTTTGCTTCCGCTCAGGAGCAGGTCCCTACTTGGGTCTGGGTCGCCGGTACTCTCGCTGCTCTCATTCTCGCCATGATCGTCAGTGAGGTTCAGTTCCACATGAACGCTGGCCTTGCTCTCCTCGCCTGTATCCTCGGTGTCATCTTCGCTTTCATGTCCATCTATGGTGGCGCTGTCACCGACTGTGCTCCTCTTACTGCTTCCGCCAAGGCTTCCCAGCTTG
This genomic stretch from Fusarium oxysporum f. sp. lycopersici 4287 chromosome 2, whole genome shotgun sequence harbors:
- a CDS encoding hypothetical protein (At least one base has a quality score < 10); this translates as MFGAIFGYGFILMLTKSLPHVPILGGKFGPQENSIIQAAATGAGGMSGVFVAGLPAMYRLDLLSDDPKKDFGRILTITFVCAFFGLFAAVPLRRFFHHQCRQGA
- a CDS encoding hypothetical protein (At least one base has a quality score < 10), whose amino-acid sequence is MPNGILHTGHNLHLVLRLVWIHASGLLEPENWGWYIQLTPAFFGSGILVGLNAAVSWWGGTVVAWGLIGPLLVHYGECIGIAVGEGKWEGITRFSVMTGVDNPDYVPSPRYWMLWPGVMVLMVYSLIEFFLHGKVVWDGIKFAVHESARSINNRLQARGHSNAWFAKQAAKADADGGVEDFASAQEQVPTWVWVAGTLAALILAMIVSEVQFHMNAGLALLACILGVIFAFMSIYGGAVTDCAPLTASAKASQLVYGVLRPGHGYSASSVFLAPGIFVLFMSAYPCVYRPSDDPADICPFAAPSVAAWQAVATAVTMPSIPIPKSSAYFSIAMGILCAVQAIVKHFWLVGSREKYRDWLPNWMSVGVAWVLGPDSGYANAILFGSITAWWWRKWFNNHFEMYAFAIAAGLIAGEGFGGVINAALELGKVSGSFKGTEIALPGAEW